CGGCCGGTGCGGTGGTCGAGGGTGGACGGTCGCTGACCGTCCAGGTCGGCGCCCCGCTCGCCACTCTGGACGACCTGCGCGGCATCGTGCTCACCCGGCCCGGCGCGGCCCCGGTCCGCCTCGCCGACGTGGCCACGGTGACCGAGCAGCTCGGGCCGCCCACCTCGATCACCCGCACCGACGGCCGGAACAGCCTCGGCATCGCGATCACCGCCGCTCCGGACGGCGACGCGGTGACCATCTCCCACGAGATCCGGGACCGGCTCGCCGAGCTGAAGGCCGCCTCCGGAACCGAGCTGACCGTGACCTTCGACCAGGCGCCGTTCGTTGAGAAGTCGATCGAGAGCCTCACCACCGAGGGGCTGCTCGGCCTGGTCATGGCGGTCATCGTCATCCTGGTCTTCCTGGTCTCGGTCCGCTCCACCCTGGTCACCTCGGTCTCCATCCCGCTGTCGGTGCTGGTGGCCCTGCTGGCGCTCTGGCGCGGGGACTACTCGCTCAACCTGCTCACCCTCGGCGCGCTGACCATCGCGGTCGGCCGGGTGGTGGACGACTCGATCGTGGTGCTGGAGAACATCAAGCGTCACCTGGAGTACGGCGAGCCGAAGCGCCAGGCGATCCTCACCGCGGTCCGGGAGGTGTCCGGCGCGGTGACCGCCTCGACCCTCACCACGGTCGCGGTGTTCGCGCCGATCGCTCTGGTCGGGGGCTTCGTCGGGCAGCTCTTCGCGCCGTTCGCGATCACCGTCACGGTGGCGCTTCTCGCCTCGCTGCTGGTCTCGCTGACCGTCATCCCGGTGCTGGCGTACTGGTTCCTCAAGCCGGCCGGCGGTTCGGTCGACGCCGAGACGGTCCGCCGCGAGGCGGAGGAGAAGGAGCTGCGCAACCCGCTCCAGCGGGCGTACCTGCCGGTCATCGAGTTCGCCACCGGGCGGCGGTGGACCACGGTGGCTATCGGCCTGGTGGTGCTCCTGGGCACCTTCGGGCTGGCCACCCGGCTGGAGACCAACTTCATCGACGACTCCGGCCAGGGCACCCTGAACATCAGCCAGAAGCTGCCGGTGGGGACGGGGCTGGACGGCACCGACGAGGCGGCCCGCCAGGTCGAGGCGGTGCTGGAGCGGACCGAGGGCGTCGAGACGTACCAGGTCACCATCGGTGGCAGCGGCCTGCCCTGGGAGGGCGGGGGCGGCAACAGCACCGCCAGCCACGTCGTCCAGCTCGCCGAGGACACCGACACGGAGCAGCTCCGGGAGGACCTGCGCCGGGAGTTCGACGCGCTCGGCGCGGGCGCTGGCGAGATCAGCTTCGGTGCGGCCCAGGGCGGCACCTCGGCCAACCAGCTCGCGGTGATCGTCCAGGCCAGTGACCCGGAGGTGCTCGCCCGCGCGTCCGAGGAGGCCCGCAAGGCGATGGCCGAGCTGGACGGCGTCGAGGACGTTTCGTCCAGCCTGGCCGAGCGGGTGCCCCGGATCGACGTCACCGTCGACCGGGTCGCGGCGGCCCGGGCCGGCCTGACCGAGGCGGCCGTCGGGCAGCTCGTCGGGCAGGTGTTCCGGGGTAGCCCGGTAGGTAGGGTGAACCTCGACAGTGGACAGCACGACGTGGTGCTGCGGTTCACCGCCCCCGCGCCGACCTCGGTGGACCAGCTCCGCCAGATGCGGGTCGGCGCGGTCACCCTGGACGCCGTCGCCGACATCCAGCAGGTCGAGGGGCCGCAGCAGGTCACCCGGATCGACGGCGAGCGCAGCGTCACGGTCACCGGTACGGCGAGCGGCTCCAACCTCGGCGCGATCACTGCCGAGTTGCAGCGCAAGCTGGACGGGATCGACGTACCGGGGGCGACCCTGAGCGTCGGCGGGGTCAGCGCCGACCAGGCGGAGGCCTTCGCCGACCTGGGCCTGGCGGTGCTGGCCGCGATCGCGATCGTCTTCCTGATCATGGTGGCGACGTTCCGCAGCCTGGTGCAGCCGCTGATCCTGCTGGTGTCCATCCCGTTCGCGGCGACCGGCGCGATCGGACTGCTGCTGGTCACCGGCACCCCGATGGGCGTGCCGGCCCTGATCGGCGTGCTGATGCTGGTCGGCATCGTGGTCACCAACGCGATCGTCCTGCTGGACCTGATCAACCAGTACCGGGACCAGGGGATGAGCGTCCGGGAGGCGGTCGTCGAGGGTGGCCGGCGTCGGCTGCGTCCGATCCTGATGACCGCGGTGGCGACCATCTTCGCGCTGTTGCCGATGGCCTTCGGCCTCACCGGCGAGGGCGGGTTCATCTCCCAGCCGCTGGCCATCGTGGTGATCGGTGGCCTGATCAGCTCGACACTGCTCACGCTGGTGCTGGTGCCGACGCTCTACACCATGGTGGAGGGCCGCAGGGAGCGGGCCCGGCCCCGGAGGGTGGGAGCCGGCGACGGCACCGTCCCGGCCGACGGGGACACGGCGGAGGCCACCGCGCCCGAGCCGGCCACCGTGGCCGCCGGACCGACGTCGGGATCCGGCAACGGGGCGGCCCGCCCGGCGCCCTCGGCGGCACTGGTCGACGGCACCGACCAGTTCGAGGTGCTGCGGCTGCCGAAGACCCGGCACTCGCCGCTGCCCCCGCAGGACTGACCGACGGTGTCCCCGGTACGGCGGTAGGCCGTACCGGGGACACCCTGGGCATCGGGTACGGGTGTGCCACCGGAACCGGGCCCCACCTCCGCGCCGACCGGTGTCCCACCGACGTCCGTCGCGGGGGTAGCGTCTGGGCACGTGGCGTCGACCCTCTCCGTCCTGACCCGGAACCGGAACTTCCGCACCCTCTTCCTCGCCGAACTGGTGGTCTTCGGCGCTGACTGGTTCGTCATGGTGCCCCTGCTGGTGCTCCTGCCGCAGTTGACCGGCAGTGGGGTGTGGGGCGCGCTGGTCCTCGCCGTCGACACCGGGGTCGTGGCGCTGCTGCTGCCGTACACCGGCACCATCGCCGACCGGTTCGACCGGCGGCGGATCCTCATGGCGGCGAACGGTGCCGCCCTGGTCGGGGCGCTGCTGCTGCTCGCGGTCCGCAGCTCCGGCACGGCCTGGCTGGCGATGCTCGCGATCTCCATCATCGCGGTGGCGAAGGCGTTCTACTCGCCCGCCGCGCAGGCCGCCCTGCCGAACGTCCTCGACCCGGACGAGCTGGCCGCCGGCAACGCCGTCGCCGGCTCCGCGTGGGGCACGATGACCGTGGTCGGGGCGTCCCTGGGCGGTCTGATCAGCGCGGCCTTTGGCCCGTACGTCTGCTTCTGGGTGGCGGCGGTGGCCCTGCTGACGGCCGCCGGCCTGACCACGCTGATCCGCCGGCCGTTGCAGGCGCCCCGCGACCACGCCGAGCCGGTCCAGCGGACCTGGGCGGCGATCCGCGAGGCGCTGGCCTACATCGCCCACCGCCCCCGGGTGCTCGCCCTGGTCACCGTGAAGTCGGCGGTCGGCCTCGGTAACGGGGTGTTGACCGTCTTCCCCCTGCTCGCCGGCCTGTACGGGGTGGGCGCGGTGGGCACCGGACTGCTCTTCGCCGTGCGCGGCGCGGGGGCGCTGATCGGCCCGATCCTGATGCGCCGGGTGCTGACCAACCGCCGCTGGTTGCTGACCGGGCTGGCACTGTCCATGTCCACCTACGGCCTGGCCTACGTCGGCGTCTCGGTGACCGGCTGGTTCCCGCTGGTCCTGGCGCTGGTTTTTGTGGCGCACTTCGCCGGTGGCGGCAACTGGGTGATGTCGAACTTCGCGCTCCAGGGTGAGGTGCCGGACCGGCTGCGCGGCCGGGTCTTCGCCACCGACATGATGCTGGCGACGTTGGCCATCTCGGTCAGCCAACTGGTGGTCGCCGCGCTGGTCGACACCATCGACGAGCGGATCGTGCTGGCCGGCTGCGGCCTGACCACCCTCGTGTACGCGGTCGGCTGGCGGATCGCCACCCGGCGGCTGTCGCTGACCGAGCAACCGTCGGCGGCGGAGCCGGTCACGTCCCGGTGAAGGGTCCGGTCCCGGCCTGGTGAAGGGTCCGGTCCCGGCCCGGTGACGGACCAGGTCACGTCCCGGTGAACCCGGGGCGTCCCGCGCCCCCACCTGTCGGTCCCGCCCCCTAACATCTAGCCGTGCCCCTGAACTTCGCCTCCGGCCCGGTCCGGGTCCGGGTCCCCGCGACCAGCGCCAACCTGGGGCCGGGCTTCGACGCGCTCGGCCTCGCGCTTGGTCTCCACGACGACGTGGCCGCCGAGGTGACCAGCGACGGCGTCCGGGTGGCGGTCACCGGCCAGGGGGCCGGTGAGCTGCCCGCCGACGACCGGCACCTGGTGGTGCGGGCCATGCGGGCCACCTTCGACGCCCTCGGTGGACAGCCCGCCGGACTGGCCGTGGAGTGTGTCAACCGGATCCCGCAGGCGCGGGGGTTGGGCTCCTCCTCGGCGGCGATCGTGGCCGGGGTCCTGCTCGCCCGCGCGCTGGTGGACGACGGGGCGGAACGCCTGGACGATGCCGCGCTGCTGCGGCTCGCCGCCGACATCGAGGGCCATCCGGACAATGTGGCGCCCTGCCTGCTCGGCGGCTTCACCGTGGCATGGACGGAGCCGACCGGCGCGCGGGCGGTCTCCCTCGCCCCGGCCGCCGGGGTGAGCCCCATGGTCTTCGTGCCGGACGAGCGCGGGCTGACCGCGACGGCCCGGGCGGCGTTGCCGGCGTCGGTGCCGCACGCGGACGCCGCGCTGACCGCTGGTCGGGCCGCGTTGCTGGTGCACGCGCTGACCGCCGAGCCGGCGCTGCTGCTGCCGGCGACCGAGGACCGGCTGCACCAGCACTACCGCGCCGAGGGGATGCCGGCGACGTACGCCCTGGTCACCGCGTTGCGGGAGGCGGGTGTGGCGGCCGTGGTCAGTGGGGCGGGGCCGACGGTGCTGGCGTTGACCGATCCTGGCGCGGACTTCGAGCCGGGAACAGGATGGCAGGTCTGGCGGTTACCAGTGGACGGCAGCGGCGCACAGGTCAGTCGGGGTAGACTGGGACACGCCGAGCGGGACCCTGTTGCCGCAGGTCGTATGAGTTGATTACGCTCTAGACTTAGCACAGCCGCGAAGCATGCGATCTTCCTGCGGGTCGGCGCACCCCCGAAGCTATCGGCGGTCAGCCCGTCTCACTCCTGCCTAGGCCCACGCCGTACCGCAGTTTCCGCAGGTCGCCGCAGACGGCGAGACCTACCCGCCGAGGTTTGGTGGGTCGGGAAACCGACCGGCTGCTGTGTCACAGACTCCCGCGACGCGTCACGCGACACGGGTGCACCGAGGCCGCCCGGCCACCTGAGTTCTTGACTCCGGGCGACCCCGGCCTATCGAGGGAAGGAATCCATTGAGCGACACCACCGACGTGACGTCGGATGCTTCCAACGTCGCTGGCGAAGCCACCGCCGCCCCTGCCCGTCGTCGGCGGACCGGCACCGGCCTGTCCGCGATGCTGCTGCCGGAGCTGCAGAGCCTGGCCGCGTCGCTCGGCATCTCCGGCACCGCGCGGATGCGCAAGGTCGAGCTGATCGGCGCCATCACCGAGCGGCAGGGCGGCGCCGCCGCCGGGGCCCCTCGACCGCGTGCCGAGGTCGCGGCCGCCGCAGCCACCCCCGTCCGCGAGGAGGTCCGGGCGGAGGTGCGGGAGACCGCCGAGCCGGCGGCCCCGCCGGCCGAGGCCGAGCCCCGGCCGCGGAGCCGGCGCAGCCGGGCCGCCGCCACCGCCGAGCGCGCCGCCGCGACTGCGGCCGCCGCCCCGGTCAGCACCGAGGCGGCGCCGCGTGAGGCCGCCCCGGAGACCGCCGAGCGCACCGAGCGTCCGGAGCGGGCCGAGCGTGCGGACCGCGGCGAGCGGGCGGAGCGGGGTGAGCGCGGGGAGCGTGGCGACCGGGCCGAGCGCAACGAGCGCGGTGACCGCGCGGAACGCGGCGAGCGGGCCGAGCGTGGCGACCGCAACGAACGGGCCGAGCGCAACGAACGGGCCGAGCGTGGCGAACGGGCCGAGCGCGGCGAGCGGGCGGACCGCAACGAGCGCGGCGACCGGGGCGAGCGGGCCGACCGTAACGAGCGGGGCCAGCGCGGCGACCGGGATCGCGACCGGGACCGGGACACCGACACCGACGACGACGGCGAGGGCGGCGGCCGGCGCGGCCGGCGCAGCCGGTTCCGGGACCGTCGCCGGGGCCGTGGCGAGCGCACCGAGGCCGGCGACACCGGCGGCGGGCGCGAGCCGCAGGTCAGCGAGGACGACGTGCTCGTCCCGGTGGCCGGCATCATCGACGTGCTGGACAACTACGCCTTCGTCCGGACCACCGGCTACCTGGCCGGTCCGAACGACGTGTACGTCTCGATGTCCCAGGTCAAGAAGTACGGCCTGCGGCGCGGCGACGCCATCACCGGTGCGGTGCGCACGGCACGCGACGGTGAGCAGCGGCGGGACAAGTACAACCCGCTGGTGCGGCTGGACACGGTCAACGGCATGGAGCCGGAGGAGGCCCGCCGCCGTCCGGAGTTCTACAAGCTCACCCCGCTGTACCCGCAGGAGCGGCTGCGGCTGGAGACCGAGCCGCACATCCTCACCACCCGGGTCATCGACCTGGTCACGCCGATCGGCAAGGGCCAACGGGCGCTGATCATGTCGCCGCCCAAGGCCGGTAAGACCATGGTGTTGCAGGCGATCGCCAACGCGATCACCCACAACAACCCGGAGTGCCACCTGATGGTGGTGCTGATCGACGAGCGGCCCGAAGAGGTCACCGACATGCAGCGGTCGGTGAAGGGCGAGGTCGTCGCGGCCACGTTCGACCGTCCGCCGCAGGACCACACCACCGTCGCCGAGCTGGCGATCGAGCGGGCCAAGCGCCTGGTCGAGCTGGGGCACGACGTGGTCGTGCTGCTCGACTCGGTGACCCGGCTCGGCCGGTCGTACAACCTGGCGGCGCCGGCCAGCGGCCGGATCATGTCCGGTGGTATCGACTCGACCGCGCTCTACCCGCCGAAGCGCTTCCTCGGCGCGGCGCGGAACATCGAGAACGGCGGCTCGCTGACCATCCTCGCCACCGCCCTGGTGGAGACCGGGTCGGTGATGGACACGGTCATCTTCGAGGAGTTCAAGGGCACCGGCAACGCGGAGCTGAAGCTGGACCGGAAGATCGCCGACAAGCGGGTCTTCCCGGCCATCGACATCCACACCTCCGGCACCCGTAAGGAGGAGATCCTGCTCGCGCCGGAGGAGCTGGCCATCAATCGCAAGCTCCGCAAGGTCCTGCACTCGCTGGACTCGCAGGCGGCGCTGGACCTGCTGCTGGACAAGCTCAAGCAGACCCGGACCAACATCGAGTTCCTGATGCAGATCGCCAAGTCGACGCCGGGCGAGTAGCCCGTCGGCAGGGCCGCCGCACTCGACGTCGAGGCGCTGGCGGTCGGCACACATGCGGAAAGGGGCACGACCGTTCGCGGTCGTGCCCCTTTCCGCTGCTCACCGAGAGATCGCCCGCTGAAGTTTTCCTTCAGTTGGCTGGCAGGGTATTGAAAGTTCTGTTCGCTGTCCGGTTGACTGGCATCCATGCGTACCCGATCCGCCCGACTTGCCGGCGTGCTGCTGCTGACGCCGCTGCTCGGCCTGGCCGCGCCGATGCCGGTCGTCGCCGCGCCACCCGAGGTTGACACGGCCGCCGAGGACGTCCCCCGCGCCTCCTCCCACCCGAGCACGGTCACCACCCTGGCCGCCGCGGGCGTCGCGCCCGCCGACGGCCTGGAGACCGCGAAGACCACCCGCCCGGTCGCCCCCGGGCTCGACCTCACCTCCTTCGACCGGTACGACCAGCAGGGCTGGCTGCGTGCCGACGCGCTCACCGCCGACCTGACCGGCGGGCTCACCGTCGACTACGTCAACTCCGGCGCGGTCAGCCGGGCCGAGCCACTGCGCGGCGCGGTGGACGCCGCCCGCGCGGTCGCCGCGGTCAACGGCGACTTCTTCGACATCAACAACTCTGGTGCCGCCCAGGGCGTCGGCATCCGCGCTGGCGAGCTGGTCCAGTCGCCGGTCGCCGGGCACACCAACGCGGTGGCGGTCACCGCCGAGGGACTCGGCCGGGTGATCCAGGTGCACTTCGAGGGCACCGCGACCCTGCCCGGCGGGCCGGTGAACCTGACCCAGTTCAACAACATGGTCCAGGGCAACGGCATCGGCGTCTTCACCGCACTCTGGGGCTCGTACGACCGGGGTCGGGCGGTGGAGGGCGCCGCCCGGGTCACCGAGGTCACCCTGGTCGACGGTCGGGTCGCCACGGTCGCCGACCGCGCCGGCAGCGGACCCATCCCGGCCGGCACCACCATCCTGCTCGGCCGGGACGCCGGGGCCGCCGCGCTCGCCGCGCTGCGACCGGACGACGCGGTCACCGTCGCCTACCGGCCCAGGCCGTCCGACGGCAGCAGCCTGCACGCCGCAGTCGGCGGCGGCAACGTGCTGGTCCGCGACGGCGTGGTGCAGAACATCGCGGACGCCTCGCTGGCGCCCCGTACCTCGGTCGGGTTCACCGCCGACGGACGCAAGATGATCATGCTCACGGTGGACGGCCGGCAGGTCGACAGCCGGGGCGTCACCCAGACCGAGATGGGCCGGATGATGGCCGAACTCGGCGCGCACCACGCGCTCAACCTCGACGGCGGCGGCTCCTCCACGCTGCTCGCCCGGGAGCCCGGCGCGGCCACCGTCCAGGTGGAGAACAGCCCCTCCGACGGCAGCGAGCGGGCCGTCCCCAACGGCCTGGCCATCTACGCGCCGAAGGGCAGCGGCCGGCTCACCGGCTACTGGCTGGAAACCGCCACCGACCCGACCGCCGCGCCCGGCGTCGCCCCGGTCCGGGGCGGCCGACCCGACCGGGTCTTCCCCGGCCTGACCCGCCGGCTCACCGCCGCCGGCCACGACGAGACGTACGGCCCGGCGGCCGGCACGCCGAAGTGGCGGGCCAACCCGGCGGCCCAGGGCACCGTCGACGCCGACGGGGTCTTCCGGGCCATCCGTCCCGGTCGGACCACCGTCACCGCCTGGCGCGACGAGGCCCGGGGCACCCTCGACCTCACCGTGCTCGGCCCGCTGGCCCGTGTCGACGCCACCGTCGACCGGGTGGGGCTCGACGGCACTGGCGGCACCGGCGTCTTCGGGGTGGTCGGCTACGACGCCGAGGGGAACACCGCGCCGATCGAGTCCGCCGACCTGTCCCTCGACTACGACCGGGACCTGCTGCGGATCACCCCCACGGCCGACGGCAACCTGACCGTCGTCGCGCTGAAGGACAGCGGCTCGGCCCTGGTCACCGTCACCGTGGCCGGGCAGCGCACCGTGCTGCCGGTGACCGTCGGTCTCGCCGACGTGCCGGTCGCCGGGTTCGACGACGCCGCGAAGTGGAAGTTCAGCGCCGCCCGCGCCACCGGCTCGGTCGCGCCGGTGGCCGGGTACACCGGCACCGGCCTGCGGATGTCGTACGACTTCGGTCAGTCCACCGGCACCCGGGCCGCGTACGCCGACCCGCCGGCCTGGATCACCGTGCCGGGGCAGCCACAGGCGTTCGGCATGTGGATCAAGAGCAACGGTCGTGGCGAGTGGCCCAGCCTGCACCTGCACGACGCACAGGACACCCAGCACGTGCTGCGCGGCCCGTACCTCACCTGGACCGGCTGGCGGTACGTCCAGTTCGACGTGCCGGCCGGGGTGCAGTACCCGCTGCGGGTGCGCCGGTTCTACGTGGCCGAGACCGACCCTGCCGCCAAGTACACCAGCGAGGTGGTCATCGACGACCTGGTGGCGAAGGTGTCGCCCACGGTGGAGGTCCCGGCCGAGCCGCACCGGACCGACCGGGTGGTACTCCGCGACGGCACCGTGGACGGCGCGCCCTGGCGGTTCGCGGTCCTCTCCGACGCGCAGTTCGTCGCGGCGAACCCGGACAGCGACCTGGTCGCCCAGGCCCGCCGGACGCTGCGCGAGGTGAAGGCGGCGAAGCCGGACTTCCTCGTCATCAACGGAGACTTCGTGGACACCGCCTACCCGGCGGACTTCGCCCTGGCCAAGCGGATCCTCGACGAGGAACTCGGCGGCGAGCTGCCCTACTACTACGTGCCGGGCAACCACGAGATCATGGGTGCCCCGATCGCCAACTTCGAGGCGGTCTTCGGCGCGCCCTCGCGGGTGTTCGACCACAGGGGAACCCGCTTCGTCACGCTGAACACCTCGGCCGGAACCCTGCGCGGTGGCGGCTTCGACCAGGTCCGTGCGCTGCGGACCGCGTTGGACTCCGCCGCCGGTGACGACGCGGTCGGTTCGGTGGTCGTGCTGCACCACCACCCGCCGCGGGACCCCGGCGCGGCCAAGGCCAGCCAGCTCACCGACCGGAAGGAGGCGGCGCTGGTGGAGCAGTGGCTGACCGACTTCCAGCACCGCACCGGCAAGGGCGCGCTCTTCGTCGGCGGCCACGTCGGCACGTTCCACGCCGAGCGGGTCGACGGGGTGCCGTTCGTGATCAACGGCAACGCCGGCAAGGGCCCGTCCAGCCCCGCCGACCAGGGCGGCTTCACCGGCTGGACGATGGTCGGGGTGGACCCGGTCACCCGGCAGGAGGCCGAACGGGCCCGCCGTGACCCGCTGGTCGAGGGGCCGCGCTGGGTGGCCGTCGAGTTCCGGGCGCACGTCGACCGGCTCACCCTGACCGCGCCCGACACCGTCGCGGTCGGCACCCCGGCGTCGGTCACCGCCACGATCACCCAGCCCGGTAACCGGGTGGTGCCGGTGGCCGGTCCGGTCAGCGCCGACTGGTCGGCCTCGCCGAGCGTCCACATCGGTACGGAGGACGGGGTGAAGCCCTGGCACGTGGCCCGCTTCGACCCGGCCACCGGCACGCTCACCGCGCTGCGTCCGGCGGATTCGGTGGTGCTCGCGGTGACCGTCAACGGCGTCCGCGCGGAGGCGACGGTCACCCTGACCGCCGCAGCCGCAGCTACCCCCGCCGCCTGACCCTGACCCCTCCCGGGCGGGTCCCCGCGTCAGCGGGGGCCCGCCCGTCCCGTCCGAACCCTCAGGCTCGGCGGGCGCAGAGGTCGCGGAATCGGTGGTCCCCGCAGGGCGGGTAGCCCTCCTGCTCGAGGAGACGGGCCGGAGTGGTGTCCGAGTCCGCCGGGACGGCTGACGTCAGGTGCCGGACGAACTCCGCCGCCAGGCTCGACGTCCCGGCCGGCGGGCTGCGGTGGTAGGCGTACTCGACGGTCCAGAAGGGGTACCGGTCGAGCTGCTCCGGGCTGGGGCTGACCCCGTCGATCCGTACCTCGATCACGTCGTCGCCGGCCTTGCGGGCCTGCGGGGTGTCGGCGTACCCGATCGCCCCGGGCACCCCGGCGACCCGGTCGAGCAGGTCGCCGGTGGTGTCCGTCTCGCAGAGGTACGGCGGCGGGACGCCGGGGCCGGGCGGGCGGCAGCCCGGCGCGTTCAGCCCGCGCTGTCGGCCCGGCGTGGACCCGTCGCCCAGCACGTACTGCTCGAACACTCGCCGGCTGCCGGACCGGCTGTTCCGCCCGACGAGGATGATCTCGGCAGCGGAGTACCGGGCGTCGATGTCGCGCCAGGTGCGGATCCGGCCGGCGAAGATGTCCCGGACCTGGGCCAGGGAGAGGTCGACCGGGCCGGTGGCGCTGCCCCGGACCCCGGCGTTGACCACGAGGCTGTACGGCACGATGGCCACCGGCTGCCCGACCAGGTCCCGCCGCTGCTGGTCGTCGAGCAGGGCCGGGCCGTCGTGCAGGGCGACGTCCGGCGATTCGGGCATGCTGACCCGCCGGATCCCGTCCGCGCTGTCCACGAAGTCCGAGCCGAGGTGGGCGCCGGCGTCGGCGCAGAACCGGTTGTACGAGCCGATCGCCTGGAGGGCGGCGCTGGCGAAGGCGCTTGACCCGACCACCTGTCCGGTGCCGCGTACGCAGGTCGGGTCGCCGGGCCGGGGCGGGCGCAGATCGGCCGACTGGGCGAGGATCACCATGGTCAGTGCCCCGGCGGCGAGCGACGCCACGCCGGCGGTGCCGATCCGCCACCGCCAGATCCGGTTCTTCTTGTCCTGTGCCCGGGCGTCGACGATCTCACCGCCCCGGAGCAGGCCGCC
The nucleotide sequence above comes from Micromonospora pallida. Encoded proteins:
- the thrB gene encoding homoserine kinase, which gives rise to MPLNFASGPVRVRVPATSANLGPGFDALGLALGLHDDVAAEVTSDGVRVAVTGQGAGELPADDRHLVVRAMRATFDALGGQPAGLAVECVNRIPQARGLGSSSAAIVAGVLLARALVDDGAERLDDAALLRLAADIEGHPDNVAPCLLGGFTVAWTEPTGARAVSLAPAAGVSPMVFVPDERGLTATARAALPASVPHADAALTAGRAALLVHALTAEPALLLPATEDRLHQHYRAEGMPATYALVTALREAGVAAVVSGAGPTVLALTDPGADFEPGTGWQVWRLPVDGSGAQVSRGRLGHAERDPVAAGRMS
- the rho gene encoding transcription termination factor Rho, with the protein product MSDTTDVTSDASNVAGEATAAPARRRRTGTGLSAMLLPELQSLAASLGISGTARMRKVELIGAITERQGGAAAGAPRPRAEVAAAAATPVREEVRAEVRETAEPAAPPAEAEPRPRSRRSRAAATAERAAATAAAAPVSTEAAPREAAPETAERTERPERAERADRGERAERGERGERGDRAERNERGDRAERGERAERGDRNERAERNERAERGERAERGERADRNERGDRGERADRNERGQRGDRDRDRDRDTDTDDDGEGGGRRGRRSRFRDRRRGRGERTEAGDTGGGREPQVSEDDVLVPVAGIIDVLDNYAFVRTTGYLAGPNDVYVSMSQVKKYGLRRGDAITGAVRTARDGEQRRDKYNPLVRLDTVNGMEPEEARRRPEFYKLTPLYPQERLRLETEPHILTTRVIDLVTPIGKGQRALIMSPPKAGKTMVLQAIANAITHNNPECHLMVVLIDERPEEVTDMQRSVKGEVVAATFDRPPQDHTTVAELAIERAKRLVELGHDVVVLLDSVTRLGRSYNLAAPASGRIMSGGIDSTALYPPKRFLGAARNIENGGSLTILATALVETGSVMDTVIFEEFKGTGNAELKLDRKIADKRVFPAIDIHTSGTRKEEILLAPEELAINRKLRKVLHSLDSQAALDLLLDKLKQTRTNIEFLMQIAKSTPGE
- a CDS encoding efflux RND transporter permease subunit, whose translation is MSLLARLSLANRGLVALIAVVTTAFGLFAVPSLKQQLLPSLEFPAAFVMATYPGAGPEVVESQVTEPIETSLQGIPGVQEITSTSREGSATVVVEYEFGNDVDDMVSKMQTAVNRVQGQLPAGVEPQVLAGGTDDLPAVVIAASGAGDDPRALADKLESAVVPELEAVEGVRTVELTGAREELVVITPDPAKLAAAGVQPTAIGTALQTSGVTMPAGAVVEGGRSLTVQVGAPLATLDDLRGIVLTRPGAAPVRLADVATVTEQLGPPTSITRTDGRNSLGIAITAAPDGDAVTISHEIRDRLAELKAASGTELTVTFDQAPFVEKSIESLTTEGLLGLVMAVIVILVFLVSVRSTLVTSVSIPLSVLVALLALWRGDYSLNLLTLGALTIAVGRVVDDSIVVLENIKRHLEYGEPKRQAILTAVREVSGAVTASTLTTVAVFAPIALVGGFVGQLFAPFAITVTVALLASLLVSLTVIPVLAYWFLKPAGGSVDAETVRREAEEKELRNPLQRAYLPVIEFATGRRWTTVAIGLVVLLGTFGLATRLETNFIDDSGQGTLNISQKLPVGTGLDGTDEAARQVEAVLERTEGVETYQVTIGGSGLPWEGGGGNSTASHVVQLAEDTDTEQLREDLRREFDALGAGAGEISFGAAQGGTSANQLAVIVQASDPEVLARASEEARKAMAELDGVEDVSSSLAERVPRIDVTVDRVAAARAGLTEAAVGQLVGQVFRGSPVGRVNLDSGQHDVVLRFTAPAPTSVDQLRQMRVGAVTLDAVADIQQVEGPQQVTRIDGERSVTVTGTASGSNLGAITAELQRKLDGIDVPGATLSVGGVSADQAEAFADLGLAVLAAIAIVFLIMVATFRSLVQPLILLVSIPFAATGAIGLLLVTGTPMGVPALIGVLMLVGIVVTNAIVLLDLINQYRDQGMSVREAVVEGGRRRLRPILMTAVATIFALLPMAFGLTGEGGFISQPLAIVVIGGLISSTLLTLVLVPTLYTMVEGRRERARPRRVGAGDGTVPADGDTAEATAPEPATVAAGPTSGSGNGAARPAPSAALVDGTDQFEVLRLPKTRHSPLPPQD
- a CDS encoding phosphodiester glycosidase family protein, encoding MRTRSARLAGVLLLTPLLGLAAPMPVVAAPPEVDTAAEDVPRASSHPSTVTTLAAAGVAPADGLETAKTTRPVAPGLDLTSFDRYDQQGWLRADALTADLTGGLTVDYVNSGAVSRAEPLRGAVDAARAVAAVNGDFFDINNSGAAQGVGIRAGELVQSPVAGHTNAVAVTAEGLGRVIQVHFEGTATLPGGPVNLTQFNNMVQGNGIGVFTALWGSYDRGRAVEGAARVTEVTLVDGRVATVADRAGSGPIPAGTTILLGRDAGAAALAALRPDDAVTVAYRPRPSDGSSLHAAVGGGNVLVRDGVVQNIADASLAPRTSVGFTADGRKMIMLTVDGRQVDSRGVTQTEMGRMMAELGAHHALNLDGGGSSTLLAREPGAATVQVENSPSDGSERAVPNGLAIYAPKGSGRLTGYWLETATDPTAAPGVAPVRGGRPDRVFPGLTRRLTAAGHDETYGPAAGTPKWRANPAAQGTVDADGVFRAIRPGRTTVTAWRDEARGTLDLTVLGPLARVDATVDRVGLDGTGGTGVFGVVGYDAEGNTAPIESADLSLDYDRDLLRITPTADGNLTVVALKDSGSALVTVTVAGQRTVLPVTVGLADVPVAGFDDAAKWKFSAARATGSVAPVAGYTGTGLRMSYDFGQSTGTRAAYADPPAWITVPGQPQAFGMWIKSNGRGEWPSLHLHDAQDTQHVLRGPYLTWTGWRYVQFDVPAGVQYPLRVRRFYVAETDPAAKYTSEVVIDDLVAKVSPTVEVPAEPHRTDRVVLRDGTVDGAPWRFAVLSDAQFVAANPDSDLVAQARRTLREVKAAKPDFLVINGDFVDTAYPADFALAKRILDEELGGELPYYYVPGNHEIMGAPIANFEAVFGAPSRVFDHRGTRFVTLNTSAGTLRGGGFDQVRALRTALDSAAGDDAVGSVVVLHHHPPRDPGAAKASQLTDRKEAALVEQWLTDFQHRTGKGALFVGGHVGTFHAERVDGVPFVINGNAGKGPSSPADQGGFTGWTMVGVDPVTRQEAERARRDPLVEGPRWVAVEFRAHVDRLTLTAPDTVAVGTPASVTATITQPGNRVVPVAGPVSADWSASPSVHIGTEDGVKPWHVARFDPATGTLTALRPADSVVLAVTVNGVRAEATVTLTAAAAATPAA
- a CDS encoding MFS transporter: MASTLSVLTRNRNFRTLFLAELVVFGADWFVMVPLLVLLPQLTGSGVWGALVLAVDTGVVALLLPYTGTIADRFDRRRILMAANGAALVGALLLLAVRSSGTAWLAMLAISIIAVAKAFYSPAAQAALPNVLDPDELAAGNAVAGSAWGTMTVVGASLGGLISAAFGPYVCFWVAAVALLTAAGLTTLIRRPLQAPRDHAEPVQRTWAAIREALAYIAHRPRVLALVTVKSAVGLGNGVLTVFPLLAGLYGVGAVGTGLLFAVRGAGALIGPILMRRVLTNRRWLLTGLALSMSTYGLAYVGVSVTGWFPLVLALVFVAHFAGGGNWVMSNFALQGEVPDRLRGRVFATDMMLATLAISVSQLVVAALVDTIDERIVLAGCGLTTLVYAVGWRIATRRLSLTEQPSAAEPVTSR